From Excalfactoria chinensis isolate bCotChi1 chromosome 4, bCotChi1.hap2, whole genome shotgun sequence, one genomic window encodes:
- the SPRY3 gene encoding protein sprouty homolog 3, which yields MQLSSSVAELSCDETMEPPAEDFQQVLSIDQIRSIRASNNYVERPATCFQQARSNPSLSQPSHKQEWTQDRLASSTLQDLHRSHSQQPHMPPLQQAMSHSSTASSVSQSTTASEQRLLSALTPSHSGHSLIRTQPRAGELKAEESPLKGAVEKGGLHGGHLFVCEECGRCKCARCTAARGLPSCWLCNQRCLCSPESLLDYGTCLCCVKGIFYHCSSDDEDTCADDPCSCGPGSCCARWAAMSFLSLLMPCLCCYFPTLGCLKLCQRGYDGLKRPGCRCQTHTNTVCRKISSSSGTPFPKALDKPV from the coding sequence ATGCAGCTCTCTTCCAGTGTGGCTGAGCTCAGCTGTGACGAGACGATGGAACCCCCAGCTGAGGACTTCCAGCAGGTCCTGTCCATCGACCAAATCCGCTCCATCCGTGCCAGCAACAACTACGTGGAGAGGCCAGCCACCTGCTTCCAGCAAGCCCGCTCCAACCCATCCCTCTCGCAGCCATCACACAAGCAGGAGTGGACTCAGGACCGTCTGGCATCCTCCACGCTGCAGGACCTGCACCGCAGCCACAGCCAACAGCCCCACATGCCGCCCCTGCAGCAAGCCATGAGCCACTCCAGCACGGCCAGCTCTGTGTCCCAGAGCACCACGGCCTCCGAGCAGCGCCTGCTCAGCGCCCTGACGCCATCCCACTCGGGCCACTCACTCATCCGGACGCAGCCCAGGGCCGGCgagctgaaagcagaggaatCTCCCTTGAAAGGAGCGGTGGAGAAGGGCGGCCTGCACGGCGGGCACCTCTTTGTCTGCGAGGAGTGCGGGCGCTGCAAGTGTGCCCGCTGCACGGCCGCCCGTGGCCTGCcctcctgctggctgtgcaaTCAGCGCTGCCTGTGCTCCCCAGAGAGCCTCCTTGACTACGGGACTTGTCTGTGCTGTGTCAAGGGCATCTTCTACCACTGCTCCAGCGATGATGAGGACACCTGCGCTGATGACCCATGCTCCTGCGGGCCGGGCTCCTGCTGTGCCCGCTGGGCTGCCATGagcttcctctccctcctcatGCCCTGCCTCTGCTGCTACTTTCCCACCTTGGGGTGCCTCAAACTTTGCCAGCGGGGTTATGACGGCCTGAAACGCCCCGGCTGCCGCTGTCAGACCCACACCAACACGGTGTGCAGAAAGATCTCCTCCTCCAGCGGCACGCCTTTCCCCAAGGCACTGGATAAGCCGGTATGA